In Alkalicoccobacillus plakortidis, the genomic stretch ACAAAAAAACCGAAGCAATCGCCTCGGTTTTTTTAGGTATTTGGTATTGCGGGGGGAGGATTTGAACCTCCGACCTTCGGGTTATGAGCCCGACGAGCTACCAGACTGCTCCACCCCGCGTCGTTATAAAGTTTATGGATGTTGTGTTTCTTCGACGTCATCGTTATATCTAAGTATGTCCAAACTTGCTTATTTGCATACTGTTTCTGTGACACAAGATATATCTTACCATGACTTATCAATAAATGCAAACTATAATTTTGAACAATTTTTGAACAAAATGATTGCATTCTTATAAAGATAGGAGTATGATTCACTTCATAGCATTGAATATATGAATTTTTTGTGACAGATTCATATAAAAAAAGGAGAGAATTATGATGTCTGAATTTAAACATGCTTGTCGCACTATGCTCCTAACTCCTGCTGCGTTAGTGTTAACACTAATTTTACTGCCAGTTTTACTTGTGACAGATGTACCGATCTTGCATTCCCTTATAGACTATATAAACCAAGACAGCTAATTCATTAGCTGTCTTTTTTATAGAATAAAAAAACCAAGACAATATGCCGCAATACAGCCTATAACGGTTAAACCTATATACCAGCAAAAAGCTGCCCATTTTTTCTCCTGAATGAGTTGGATCGATTCCATACTAAACGTTGAAAAAGTAGTAAAAGCACCAAGAAATCCTGTGCTTATTAATAACCCCACATTCTCCGTGAATAATCCAAGATGTGCTTGAACAGCGCCTAGTAATAAGGATCCAGCAATATTTATCATTAATATCGGAATAGGAACATCACGATTGGTTTGCAATCGGCTTAACCATATGCTGAGTGAAAAGCGACAAAATGCACCTAATCCTCCAGCTAGCCCAACATAGAAAAAAGTCACTGAGGACACCTTCTTTCTCCCAAAGTCTTTCCTGTCAAAAATCCAACGGCAGCTGCAATCAATCCTCCAGCTAAACTTAAAAACAGATAAGGAGCTAGATGGCCACCTGTTTCTGTGGCAAATCTAACACTCTCCCCTGCAAACGTCGACATCGTTGTGTACCCACCACATAAACCTGTGCCTAAACCTAGCCGGATCCACTCTCTTTTTGAACTAGCAAGAAACCAACCTGAAATCATTCCAAGCAAGAAACTTCCGCTACAATTCACAATCAATGTGGCATTAAACCAGCTTTCAGTCGTTATCATGGTATTTATCGCATATCTTAGACATGTACCTATCGCACCGCCTACTGACACAGCCGCCGCTATTTTCCAGTGCATTTTACCTCACCACTCTTTTTTCTGTATACTAGATATATCTATATCATTTGACTACCCGCACTCATTCATCTTCCCAATTCGTGGTATATTTTGGATATCGATGAGCATACCATAACATGTACAATACATTATTTGAGGTGATTAAACATGGACATTCTTTTAATAAAACTCGTTGCCTCCCTAATATCGGGATTTTTAATAGGGGTTGACCGACAAATCAAACATAAACCACTTGGATTAAAAACAAGTATGGTCATCTGCATTGCCAGTTGTTTAATGACCATCGTCTCTATTGAAGCAGTAGCAAAATACGCTTCTGAACATACACCTAATATGGATCCCATGCGACTTGCAGCACAAGTTGTAAGTGGTGTAGGTTTTCTCGGTGCTGGAGTTATTTTGCGCAGAAGTAATGATGTTATCTCAGGTCTAACAACTGCCGCTATGATTTGGGCAGCCTCTGGACTTGGAATTGCGATTGGTGCAGGGTTTTATATAGAAGCCACTTTCTCCGTCATCTTAATCTTAATTGCAATCAATGTCATCCCTGCTATTTTTGCTGCAGTTGGCCCTTCCTCTTTAAGCTCTAAAGATGTTCATACTCGGATTGTCATTGCTCCTGAAGGACAAATGAGCAGCATTATCGATGCCCTACAGGTTCGAGGGAAAACAATGAAAGAAAAGAGAAATAAGCAGCTAACCGTTCGAGATGTTCAAATAAAGGACTTGTCAAGCGGTGACCAACAAATGGACATTACGCTCTCCATACCTAAAACAATGTATATTACAGATATTTACTACCTCATCAAGGATATTGATTATGTACAAACTGTAGATGTTGAAAAAAGATAGTGCCTATTACCCAAAAACTAGATATACTGTAACTATACATCTAGCGACAGGATGGGTAGAAAAATGGAATTTGTAAAAGAATTAATTGCACAGTACGGATACTGTGGCATCTTTATCGCATTAGTTGGAGGAATTGTTGGACTTCCGATCCCTGACGAACTGCTATTATTAACAGTTGGATACTTTACTCATTCAGGCGAACTTAATATATTTCTCTCATTACTCATATCGACACTCGGCTCAGTGATTGGAATTTCTATTAGCTATTATTTAGGAAAGAGGCTCGGTCTTCCTTTTCTACTAGCGCATGGTTCAAAGCTTTTTCTTTCAGAGAAAAAAATTGAACGGTCCCAACAGCTTTTTCAAAAATACGGCGCGTTCATTTTAATGATTGGATATTTTATTCCGGGTGTTCGTCATCTAACAGGATACATTGCAGGAATATCAGACCTCCCCTTTAAAAAATTCACACTTTATGCTTACAGTGGTGCGATTATTTGGGTCCATACTTTTGTCTTAGCAGGAAGCTATATGAGATGGGATTGGCAAAGATTAAGTGATTCGATCCTTGCTCACAAATTTTTATTTGGTAGTATTGTTGGGTTCCTGATTTTATCATTTGTCTCGTGTTATATTATATATCAAAATCTAAAGCGCAAAAAACTTCGTCGGCAATATTACCACAACTGAGAATTTTGATCAATTAATGAGAATATTTAATTGATTTATTAATAGAATCCCCTAATTATTAATACTTATTATTATGTAACAGGTCGATCTTATATTGACCTGTTCTTTCTGCTAAGATAAACTAAAGATACGATCTTTGTTTTAACTTGAGAGGAGCTTTTCCAATGCTACCAGATGATTTAACCAAAGCCTTAAACAACCAAGTCAATTTTGAATTTTATGCAGCTCACTCGTATACAGCCATTGCTGCGTACTTTGCCAACCAGGGGTTCAAAGGCTTCAGAAACTTTTTCTTAGTACAAGCTGAAGAAGAGCGTTTCCATGCTATGAAAATTTATAACTTTTTAGTGGATGTTGGTGAACGAGTCATCATCGACACGATGGAACAACCTAAGAATTTATTCCAATCACCACTTGAAGCGATTGAACACTCATTAGCTCAAGAGAAGGATGTCACAAAAGCTATTTACAAGATTGCTGACTTGGCAACAGAGCATAAAGAGCATGCTACAATGGCACTTATGAATTGGTTTGTAGAAGAACAAGTTGAAGAAGAAAGCATGTTCCGTGACATGATTGCCAAAGTGAAACGGATTGATGTAGATAGCAGTGCTTTTATCATGCTTGATTCTGAACTAGGCAAGCGTTCATTTGACGCTGAAGAAGAACATTAAGATGGTAGAAGAACAGGACGCAATGGCGTTCTGTTTTTTTGTCGCTAAAAAGTGGTCACTCATTATGAGCGACCACTTTTGATTAAATAACTTGATTAAAAAATGCCAATACTCTCTCACTTACCTTAATCTCGTTCTCTTTTTTCGAAAAGCCGTGACCTTCATCCTCAAAAACAAGATATTCAACTTCTGTACCTTGGGCACGAAGAGATTCAACAATTTGGTCAGATTCGGCTTTTACAACACGCGGATCGTTTGCCCCCTGGATAACAAGCATCGGTTTTGTCATCGTCTCTAAATACGTAATAGGAGAGTCACGAGTAAACCGCTCTTTATCTTCAATCGGATCACCTATCCACGTTTTCATCATCGGTTTCCAAAATTCAGGAACACTATCATAAAAGCTGAACAAATTGGAGACACCAAAGATATCTACAACCGCTTTAAAATAGTCAGGATGGCGTCCATGAAGCAATAAAGCCATATATCCGCCATAGCTGCCGCCCATCAATAGAACCTTATCCTTATCTACATATCCTTGATCAATCATATAATCGACACAAGCAATATTATCTAAACGAGGCCCATGCCCCCAGTCCCCTTCTACCATTTTCATAAAAGCAGAACCGTAATCACTAGAACCCCTAAAATTCGGTGCTACGATATTATAGCCTTCATAAATTAAATGCTGAAACATTGCCCTAAAAAATTTCCCCTCAGAACTTTGAGGACCACCGTGCGGCCAAAGAATCAGGTGTTTATTATCTACTTGAGGTCTTGCCTTAAAATATAAAGTCTCAATTTCTAAATCATCAAAGGACTTGTATGTTAAAACTTGTGGCTCGGACAATTCTTGCTGATCTAATCCCGAAACATGAATCTTCGTTAATGCCTTCCATTGTTGCTCGTTGTTTAATGTATATAGATTTATTGGTTGTGTAGCTGTGCCACCAGCAAGATAGAGCGTATCTTGTTTTGAAAGAACAGCTTTTGCGATATTCGTAACAGGAAGCTTGAGATCAGATATTTTTTGATTTTTTATATCAAACTGATACATCTTTTCTTCTACTCCGGCTGATGCAGTTATATACAACAAGTCTTTTGCCTGATTCACCTTTAAATCCTTTAATTCAATGCCAGCAAGCTCGACCACTTTTTTCATTGTTTTTGTTTTGGTATTAAAATGAGCCAAATAAGATAAATCCGCTTCATAGTTTGTTGTGAAATAGATGTCAGTATCCGAGACAAAAACAACACTTTCAAACGTATAAGCTAAATCAGGATTTTCAACAAATGGTATAAGCTCACCATCTTCAAGTAGATAAGGTACACTATGAGTATTGGCAAAACTCTTACCCAGAATCAGCTTCGTTTCCCCTTCATTTTTTGCAGCTAAAAAGGTTGGTGTTGTTTCACCCGTATGTATAGTACGTATCTCACCAGTTTGCAAATCATATGTATTTGTATTTAAATAAGTCGGGTTCTCATCTGTTGTATTGTAAAAAAGTAACGTCCCATCGCCCGAAAGACCTTCTACCATATGACGCTGCCCTTCTTTTTGAACAAGTGGTTTAAGCGTACCGCCATTACGTGGCAATGCGTAAATTTGAGCATTCTCATCACCTTCATGATCAAATGAAGCAATAATAAATGAACCATCCTTGCTGTACATTAAGCTATGACATCTTTCACCAATTGATGTTAGCTTATAAGGGAAACGCGAGTCTGTATCCATCCCCCATAATTCAAACTCCCCACTAATATTCGCTGAGAAAACAATTTGATCTTCCGTAGGACTAACATCAAAATCACTTGTTTTAACTAATTCAAAAAATTGACTTGCTTTAGGTTTGTCGAATGTAATCATCTCATTAATCTCCTTATAGTATGTAAGATTGTAAGTCTATTCCTTCTATCTATTTATTCTATCATTATAAACAGGTATTTTCCCAATGTTTTGATTTCTTGATTCACCTTGTATGACGCTCTTGATGCCCTTAGTCTTATAGTAAACCTACTAAAGGGAGAGGATCTCATGCGTCTAAAAGTATTAATCCTTTGTTTAATCGCTCTTTTTGTTCTTAGTACGCCATATTCAGTAAACGCTGGTTCGTTTGGAAAAGGCGATCCATTTGGACCGGTTGGTGAATGGTACATTGGCGAGGAATCTAGCACACCAAACAGTCATTCTCCAGTGTTATTTGTTCATGGCTATAATAGTTCCTCTACTACTTGGTGGAAAGAGAATGATATGTATGATTTATTTCGCGAAGCAGGTTATCGCACTTCATTTATTAACCTACATCCAGATAAAGATATGTGGGTGAATGGTGCCATTTTAGCAGACAAGCTAGAGCAGATCTATGATTACTTTGGTGAACCATTAATGGTGGTTGCTCATAGCAAAGGTGGACTCGATACACAATCCGCTTTAGTTCATTTTAATGCAGAGCAATATGTCTCAAAGGTATTTACACTCTCTAGCCCTCATCATGGAAGCGAACTTGCCGACTTGGCACATAGTAATTGGGCCTCCTGGTTAACTGGTATTATCGGTGCTCGCAGCGAAGCCACTGAATCCTTACAAACCGGTGCAATGGCTCAATTTCGGCAAGAAACCGACCCCTTAGCTCAGGAGTTAGATGTTCCATTTTATACATTCTCGGGCTACGAACCCGGTTCCTTTGGTTCAGCATTGTACTGGGGCGGGATCTATCTTAATTCTTACGGAGAAAATGATGGCAGTGTAACAGTTAATCACTCAAAGTTGTCCTATGCTCATGAAAGAGAATCTGGACCGTGGAATCACTCAGAAGTAAAAACCGGCGAGTATGCCTATTCATTTATTGAACCATTATTACATGCGGAATCAAGCTATGAAAGGCAAAGAAATGGATATCCCTATTCTAGCGGTACGATCGTTCGCGGAGGAGAAGTTGAAGACATACTAACAGAGGAATTTCTTGTTGAATCAGATGTAGACTTAGCCTCAGTCCACCTTTTAACAAATGAAGAAGTGCATAATGCAGAATTCATTGCTCCAGATGGAACCAAGCATCAAGCAGTGTCCCAAGCAAGAAAAAGAACACTCTGTCTTCGCAGATGCCTGGATCTCTTCTTTTGATATCGAGAATCCTATCCCAGGAAATTGGCAGGTACAAATGGAACATACTACAGGAGAAGAACCACTTACCTATCTATTAATATCTGGACTTGAAGGAGGTATCTCAGGAGAGCTCTATCTAGATCCATTTACCACAAACGTTCAAGTGGACGAGGGCAGCATTAACTCAGAGGATCTTAGCGTAACCGTGCACATCAATGACGAACTCATTATGAATCAGGGATCAATATCCAACTTTCAATCAATGTCCCTCCTAAATAAAGAAGAAGGTGCCTATAGCATAACAATAGATATAGAAGGAAAAACCAAAAAAGGAGAACTCTTCGAACGAACACTCATTCAAAATATCTATATTGATTCAGAAGGAAATCAACTTATTTAATAAACAATAAAAAGATCGCGCATTTCCTATTGAAATGCGCGATCTTAATGCCCGGCAACGTTCTACTCTCGCAGGGGGAAGCCCCCAACTACCATTGACGCAGAAGAGCTTAACGGCCGTGTTCGGCATGGGAACGGGTGTGACCTCTTCGCTATTGCTACCGGACTTATATGTGATATTCTCTAACACAATGATTAGAATATCACGTCTTATTGATGAGCGCAATAGGTTTTGCAAAATTTGTCGTAAAACTTTAATTGAAGTCGATACTTACTCCATATATTACCGGAGGGGCTAGGTGCTGGGAAGGAGTTCTTGGTCTGGTGAGCCCGGGCTTGGTCTCGATCGTCGCAGGTTGGTAATATAAAGATGGTTCTTGCTAACCTTGTCCTTTCTCTTGCTAATGAGGTGAGGCTCTTGGGTATGATGCTTTTTATCTTGGTGTATGGGCTTAGTACTGGGTAAACGGTGGATTGCTCTTACTGCGGGGCCAGTTTCTCTTGATGTTGTAGCTTGGTTCTTAGTATATTGGTGCTCTAGCTTGGATAAGGCTTTGTGGTTCTTTGTATTGCCCTTGGTTTTCGAGTTAAAAGGTTTGCAGGGTTGATTTAATCGGTTTAAACCTCGATAGGTTTATTCCTTTTGAGATGGTTTAAGGTGGATGGGTAGAGTTCTTGCTGTTGGTCTTTCTTTCTTGGTGAGGAGGGCTCGGGCTTGGTGTGGGGAGGGGGTTCTTGGTGCGGAGGGAAGTCTCTTGGTGGTATGAAGATGGTTCTTGCTAACGTCGTCTTTTCTCTGGCTAGTGAAGGGAGGTTCTTGGTGCGCTAGCTGTTTTTCTTAGTGTAGAGGCATGGCGCTGGGTAAAAGGTTGATCGCTCTTGCTTTATCTCCGGTTCCTCTTGTTAATGAAGCTCGTTTCTTGGTGGATCGGTTGCTCTAGCTTGGTTACGTTCGCC encodes the following:
- a CDS encoding MgtC/SapB family protein; amino-acid sequence: MDILLIKLVASLISGFLIGVDRQIKHKPLGLKTSMVICIASCLMTIVSIEAVAKYASEHTPNMDPMRLAAQVVSGVGFLGAGVILRRSNDVISGLTTAAMIWAASGLGIAIGAGFYIEATFSVILILIAINVIPAIFAAVGPSSLSSKDVHTRIVIAPEGQMSSIIDALQVRGKTMKEKRNKQLTVRDVQIKDLSSGDQQMDITLSIPKTMYITDIYYLIKDIDYVQTVDVEKR
- a CDS encoding DedA family protein, with amino-acid sequence MEFVKELIAQYGYCGIFIALVGGIVGLPIPDELLLLTVGYFTHSGELNIFLSLLISTLGSVIGISISYYLGKRLGLPFLLAHGSKLFLSEKKIERSQQLFQKYGAFILMIGYFIPGVRHLTGYIAGISDLPFKKFTLYAYSGAIIWVHTFVLAGSYMRWDWQRLSDSILAHKFLFGSIVGFLILSFVSCYIIYQNLKRKKLRRQYYHN
- a CDS encoding ferritin, with amino-acid sequence MLPDDLTKALNNQVNFEFYAAHSYTAIAAYFANQGFKGFRNFFLVQAEEERFHAMKIYNFLVDVGERVIIDTMEQPKNLFQSPLEAIEHSLAQEKDVTKAIYKIADLATEHKEHATMALMNWFVEEQVEEESMFRDMIAKVKRIDVDSSAFIMLDSELGKRSFDAEEEH
- a CDS encoding fluoride efflux transporter FluC, with the translated sequence MHWKIAAAVSVGGAIGTCLRYAINTMITTESWFNATLIVNCSGSFLLGMISGWFLASSKREWIRLGLGTGLCGGYTTMSTFAGESVRFATETGGHLAPYLFLSLAGGLIAAAVGFLTGKTLGERRCPQ
- a CDS encoding esterase/lipase family protein → MRLKVLILCLIALFVLSTPYSVNAGSFGKGDPFGPVGEWYIGEESSTPNSHSPVLFVHGYNSSSTTWWKENDMYDLFREAGYRTSFINLHPDKDMWVNGAILADKLEQIYDYFGEPLMVVAHSKGGLDTQSALVHFNAEQYVSKVFTLSSPHHGSELADLAHSNWASWLTGIIGARSEATESLQTGAMAQFRQETDPLAQELDVPFYTFSGYEPGSFGSALYWGGIYLNSYGENDGSVTVNHSKLSYAHERESGPWNHSEVKTGEYAYSFIEPLLHAESSYERQRNGYPYSSGTIVRGGEVEDILTEEFLVESDVDLASVHLLTNEEVHNAEFIAPDGTKHQAVSQARKRTLCLRRCLDLFF
- the crcB gene encoding fluoride efflux transporter CrcB, coding for MTFFYVGLAGGLGAFCRFSLSIWLSRLQTNRDVPIPILMINIAGSLLLGAVQAHLGLFTENVGLLISTGFLGAFTTFSTFSMESIQLIQEKKWAAFCWYIGLTVIGCIAAYCLGFFIL
- a CDS encoding S9 family peptidase: MITFDKPKASQFFELVKTSDFDVSPTEDQIVFSANISGEFELWGMDTDSRFPYKLTSIGERCHSLMYSKDGSFIIASFDHEGDENAQIYALPRNGGTLKPLVQKEGQRHMVEGLSGDGTLLFYNTTDENPTYLNTNTYDLQTGEIRTIHTGETTPTFLAAKNEGETKLILGKSFANTHSVPYLLEDGELIPFVENPDLAYTFESVVFVSDTDIYFTTNYEADLSYLAHFNTKTKTMKKVVELAGIELKDLKVNQAKDLLYITASAGVEEKMYQFDIKNQKISDLKLPVTNIAKAVLSKQDTLYLAGGTATQPINLYTLNNEQQWKALTKIHVSGLDQQELSEPQVLTYKSFDDLEIETLYFKARPQVDNKHLILWPHGGPQSSEGKFFRAMFQHLIYEGYNIVAPNFRGSSDYGSAFMKMVEGDWGHGPRLDNIACVDYMIDQGYVDKDKVLLMGGSYGGYMALLLHGRHPDYFKAVVDIFGVSNLFSFYDSVPEFWKPMMKTWIGDPIEDKERFTRDSPITYLETMTKPMLVIQGANDPRVVKAESDQIVESLRAQGTEVEYLVFEDEGHGFSKKENEIKVSERVLAFFNQVI